In the genome of Streptomyces fagopyri, the window CCTGGAGGCCGGTGACGAGGGCCCGGTCGCGACGCAGTCCGCGTTCGCCGCCTCCTTCACCACCAAGTCCCGTGTCTCCAAGGGCACCCCGGTCATCACGGTGAAGCCCAACAGCGCCGCCGTGCAGGCCGCCCCGGCCGCCGGCGCGGTCGAGGCCCTCGCCGTCTCCTTCTCGGAGAAGGCCACCGGCACCAAGGTCACCGCGCGCACCCCGCGCGAGGCGACCGGCCGCCCCGAGCTGACCGAGGCCGCGATCGTGGTCTCCGGCGGCCGCGGTGTCAACGGCGCCGAGAACTTCTCGGTCATCGAGAACCTCGCCGACTCCCTCGGCGCGGCCGTGGGCGCCTCGCGCGCCGCGGTGGACGCCGGCTGGTACCCGCACTCCAACCAGGTCGGCCAGACCGGCAAGTCCGTCTCGCCGCAGCTGTACATCGCCTCCGGCATCTCCGGCGCCATCCAGCACCGCGCCGGCATGCAGACGTCGAAGACGATCGTGGCGATCAACAAGGACGCCGAGGCTCCGATCTTCGACCTCGTCGACTACGGCGTGGTCGGTGACCTCTTCGAGGTCGTCCCGCAGCTCACCGACGAGATCAAGTCCCGCAAGGGCTGACCGAGTCCGGCCGTACGAGGCCCCCGTGACCGCCCGCGCGGTCACGGGGGCCTCGTGTCATCCCAGGCTCAGCGTGGCCCGTACGGGCAGGTGGTCGCTCGGGTGGCGCCCGTGCGAGGAGAAGGTGTCGACCTCCGTCCGGTGCGTGCGCACCCCGGGCGTGACGAGGATCCAGTCGATGCGGTCACCACCGGGCACCAGCGGCCCGTAACCGTGGAAGGTGGCGTACGGGATGCCGCGTTCGGCAGCGGTGTCCCAGGTGTCCACGAGACCGGCGCCCAGCATCGTGTCGTAGACCGGGTTCTCGTGGGCGGCGCTGTTGAAGTCGCCGGTCACCACGAGCGGCAGGGCGCGGTCGAACCCGGCGATCCGCTGCCCGATCAGCTCGGCGGCACGCATACGCGCGTACTGGCTCCCGCTGTCCAGATGGGTGTTGAGGACGTAGAACTCGCGTCCGCCCGCGTGCAGATCACGGAACCGGACCCAGGTGACCA includes:
- a CDS encoding electron transfer flavoprotein subunit alpha/FixB family protein, with amino-acid sequence MAEVLVYVDHVDGAVRKPTLELLTLARRIGEPVAVALGSGAENTAAVLAEHGAVKVLTHDAAEYADYLVVPKVDALQAAYEAVSAGGSLAAVLVPSSAEGKEIAARLAIRIGSGIITDAVDLEAGDEGPVATQSAFAASFTTKSRVSKGTPVITVKPNSAAVQAAPAAGAVEALAVSFSEKATGTKVTARTPREATGRPELTEAAIVVSGGRGVNGAENFSVIENLADSLGAAVGASRAAVDAGWYPHSNQVGQTGKSVSPQLYIASGISGAIQHRAGMQTSKTIVAINKDAEAPIFDLVDYGVVGDLFEVVPQLTDEIKSRKG